Proteins from one Anopheles nili chromosome 2, idAnoNiliSN_F5_01, whole genome shotgun sequence genomic window:
- the LOC128721495 gene encoding choline O-acetyltransferase → MLPKVPVPTLEQTMAEYVRVLQPIATPQQLDRTKAIIRQLSARLGPALQQYLLERRDTEENWAYHYWLNDMYMDNPLPLPINSNPGMVMPPRKFTTVNDLARFAAQLVDQLMDHKEMLESGALKQERATSREKGQPLCMAQYYRLLGSCRRPGNPRDSQFLPAPGEQSDAHVIVCCRKHMYCVPVKAGDRGRLNESELVAQLLHILNEAPCLPELESGGIGLLTAEPRPQWAGDREMLLLEEQNARNIELIETALVLVCIDEPLPLTYNARGFNGSPAGAHYAGGRDESNMAHEMIHGGGSACNSANRWFDKTMQLIICSDGTWGLCYEHSPSEGIAVVQLLEGILGRIDETPAGREGSTEQLQRQQSHLPPPERLEWVVRPEIERRLREAARSLDKRIEDLDFYVYRYKPYGKNFIKACQVSPDVYVQLALQLAHYKLYGHLVSTYESASTRRFLLGRVDCIRSASTEALEWAKAMCQGEGPNVTLESDKEDDYSAEATSDVKKKDHLRELFRCAAARQTEVMVQNILGYGIDIHLLGLREACREQEGTLHDLFTDECYKIANCFLLSTSQVACSTNSFMGYGPVTPHGYGASYNPHPNEIIFCISAFFASDKTSASRFARSLQDSLDAMRDLLS, encoded by the exons aTGCTGCCAAAAGTGCCCGTCCCGACGCTGGAGCAGACGATGGCCGAGTACGTGCGGGTGTTGCAACCGATCGCAACCCCGCAACAGCTCGACAGGACCAAAGCGATCATTAGGCAGCTGAGTGCTAGACTTGGACCAGCTCTGCAGCAATACCTGCTCGAGCGTCGTGACACCGAAGAGAACTGGGCGTACCACTACTGGTTGAACGACATGTACATGGACAATCCACTTCCGCTGCCGATCAACTCGAATCCTGGAATGGTGATGCCACCGCGCAAGTTCACCACCGTCAACGATCTGGCTCGATTCGCGGCTCAACTCGTCGATCAGCTGATGGACCACAAGGAGATGCTGGAGAG TGGTGCCCTCAAGCAGGAACGAGCAACTTCACGCGAGAAAGGTCAACCACTCTGTATGGCGCAGTACTACCGGCTGTTGGGATCCTGCCGACGTCCTGGGAATCCTCGCGATAGTCAGTTTTTGCCAGCACCAGGCGAGCAGAGTGACGCCCACGTGATCGTGTGCTGCCGGAAGCAC ATGTACTGTGTGCCCGTCAAGGCTGGTGATCGAGGCCGTTTGAACGAAAGCGAACTGGTGGCGCAACTGCTGCACATCCTGAACGAAGCACCCTGTCTGCCGGAGTTGGAATCGGGTGGAATTGGTCTCCTGACGGCAGAACCACGTCCACAATGGGCTGGCGATCGTGAAATGCTGTTGCTTGAGGAACAAAACGCACGCAACATCGAGCTGATCGAGACGGCACTGGTGTTGGTGTGCATCGACGAACCACTACCACTGACGTACAATGCACGTGGCTTTAACGGATCTCCGGCAGGAGCGCATTACGCGGGTGGTCGGGATGAAAGCAACATGGCGCATGAGATGATCCACGGTGGTGGAAGTGCGTGTAATAGCGCCAATCGTTGGTTCGACAAAACGATGCAGTTGATCATCTGCAGCGATGGAACGTGGGGTCTTTGTTATGAGCATTCGCCTTCTGAGGGTATTGCTGTGGTACAGCTGCTTGAAGGTATCCTGGGGCGTATCGATGAGACGCCGGCAGGACGGGAAGGATCGACAGAGCAGCTCCAACGTCAGCAGTCCCATTTGCCGCCTCCGGAGAGGCTCGAGTGGGTTGTGCGGCCGGAGATTGAGCGACGGTTGAGGGAGGCTGCCCGTTCGCTTGATAA GCGCATCGAAGATCTAGACTTTTACGTGTACCGCTACAAACCGTACGGCAAGAACTTCATCAAGGCCTGTCAAGTCAGCCCGGATGTGTACGTCCAGTTAGCCCTGCAGTTGGCGCACTACAA ACTGTACGGACACCTGGTCAGCACGTACGAAAGCGCCTCCACCAGACGGTTCCTGCTCGGACGGGTCGACTGTATCCGATCAGCTAGCACGGAAGCCCTCGAGTGGGCTAAAGCCATGTGCCAGGGTGAAGGTCCTAACGTGACACTCGAGAGCGACAAAGAGGACGACTACAGCGCCGAAGCCACATCGGATGTCAAAAAA AAGGACCACCTGAGGGAGCTGTTCCGTTGTGCCGCCGCTCGACAGACAGAGGTCATGGTGCAGAACATTCTGGGTTACGGCATCGACATACACCTGCTCGGATTGCGGGAGGCTTGTCGTGAGCAGGAAGGAACCCTACACGATCTGTTCACCGACGAGTGCTATAAAATTGCTAactgttttcttctttccaccaGCCAG GTGGCCTGCTCAACGAACAGCTTCATGGGATATGGACCAGTGACTCCACACGGATACGGAGCCTCGTACAATCCGCACCCGAACGAGATCATCTTCTGCATTTCAGCGTTTTTCGCGTCAGACAAAACGAGTGCGTCCCGATTCGCGCGCTCGCTGCAGGATTCGCTTGATGCGATGCGGGACCTTCTGTCCTAG